The proteins below are encoded in one region of Citrobacter enshiensis:
- the atoS gene encoding two-component system sensor histidine kinase AtoS — protein MCDLRWLIRRLTPRRLRNQMIMMAILMVIVPTISIGYIVETEGRSAVLSEKEKKLSAVVHLLNDALGDRFSDYDNLPREERIRALNAELSPITERITRAFPGVGAGYYNKALDAIITYAPSAFYQGNVGTTIAADHPGRDVMGSNNPVVYSGRQVRGDILNSMIPIERQGEVIGYIWANELTEDIRQQAWKMDVRIMAVLAAGLISSLLLIVLFSRRLSANIDIITDGLSTLAQKTPTRLPDLPGELGQISRSVNALAQTLRETKTLNDLIIENAADGVIAIDRQGDVTTMNPAAEQITGYKLHELVGQSYAKLFANTQFYSPVLDTLEYGTEHVAQEVSFPGRERTLEISVTTSRIHNAHGELIGALVIFSDLTARKETQRRLAQTERLATLGELMAGVAHEVRNPLTAIRGYVQIIRQQTSLPEHQEYLSVVLNEIDSINKVIQQLLDFSRPRQSQWQQVRLNALIEETLILVQTSGIQARIAFTTEFDVNLPAIVADRELLKQVILNILINAVQAIGARGEIRIRTWQYTASQQAVMIEDNGCGIDTALQKKIFDPFFTTKASGTGLGLALSQRIINAHQGDIHVASMPGCGATFTLILPINPQGNPSE, from the coding sequence ATGTGCGACCTGAGATGGCTGATTCGTCGTTTAACCCCGCGACGATTACGCAACCAAATGATCATGATGGCCATTCTGATGGTCATTGTGCCGACGATATCTATAGGTTATATCGTAGAAACCGAAGGCCGTTCAGCAGTCTTATCCGAAAAAGAGAAAAAATTGTCGGCAGTGGTGCATCTGCTTAACGATGCGCTGGGCGATCGCTTTAGCGACTACGATAATCTGCCGCGTGAAGAGCGTATTCGCGCACTTAATGCCGAGCTAAGCCCCATCACTGAGCGTATTACCCGTGCATTTCCTGGCGTTGGTGCGGGGTATTACAACAAAGCGCTGGATGCCATTATCACCTACGCACCCTCTGCTTTCTATCAAGGGAATGTTGGCACCACCATCGCCGCCGATCATCCCGGACGTGACGTGATGGGCAGCAACAATCCCGTAGTCTATTCCGGGCGACAAGTTCGCGGAGACATACTCAACTCCATGATCCCGATAGAACGGCAGGGGGAAGTCATTGGTTATATCTGGGCCAACGAACTGACAGAAGACATTCGCCAGCAGGCCTGGAAAATGGACGTCAGGATCATGGCTGTGCTGGCTGCTGGATTAATCAGCAGCCTGCTACTTATCGTTCTCTTTTCACGCCGACTCAGTGCCAATATCGACATCATCACTGACGGACTCTCAACCCTGGCGCAAAAAACACCAACCCGACTGCCTGACCTGCCTGGTGAGCTGGGGCAAATCAGCCGCAGCGTCAATGCACTGGCACAAACGCTACGGGAAACCAAAACGCTTAACGACCTGATTATTGAAAACGCGGCGGACGGCGTTATTGCTATCGACAGACAGGGCGACGTCACCACCATGAACCCGGCAGCGGAGCAGATAACGGGCTATAAGCTGCATGAGCTGGTCGGTCAATCCTATGCGAAGCTGTTTGCCAACACCCAATTCTATAGTCCGGTGCTGGATACCCTCGAGTATGGGACCGAACATGTGGCCCAGGAGGTTAGCTTTCCGGGCCGTGAACGCACCCTTGAGATAAGCGTCACCACCAGCCGGATCCATAACGCCCATGGCGAGCTGATCGGCGCTCTGGTTATCTTCTCGGATTTAACCGCCCGCAAAGAGACACAGCGCCGACTGGCGCAAACGGAAAGACTCGCCACCCTCGGAGAACTGATGGCCGGCGTCGCCCATGAGGTCAGAAACCCGCTGACGGCAATTCGCGGTTATGTACAGATTATTCGTCAGCAAACTTCATTGCCGGAACATCAGGAATACTTATCCGTTGTGCTGAATGAAATTGATTCAATTAATAAAGTTATCCAACAACTGCTGGATTTCTCTCGCCCGCGACAAAGCCAGTGGCAGCAAGTTCGGCTCAATGCGCTGATTGAAGAGACGCTGATCCTCGTACAAACCTCCGGCATTCAGGCGCGTATTGCCTTTACAACGGAATTCGATGTCAACCTGCCGGCAATCGTCGCCGATCGCGAACTCCTCAAGCAGGTGATCCTGAATATTTTAATTAATGCTGTGCAGGCTATAGGTGCGCGAGGTGAAATTCGCATCCGCACCTGGCAGTACACGGCTTCGCAGCAGGCAGTGATGATTGAGGATAATGGCTGCGGTATTGATACCGCCTTACAGAAGAAAATATTTGATCCCTTTTTTACGACTAAAGCCTCAGGAACCGGTCTTGGACTGGCGCTGAGCCAGCGCATTATCAATGCGCATCAGGGGGATATTCACGTTGCCAGCATGCCTGGCTGCGGCGCAACCTTCACCCTTATTTTACCGATCAACCCGCAGGGAAATCCGTCAGAATGA